The proteins below come from a single Drosophila suzukii chromosome X, CBGP_Dsuzu_IsoJpt1.0, whole genome shotgun sequence genomic window:
- the LOC108018879 gene encoding matrix metalloproteinase-2 — MHCLLQLSLAVALCALLAPSATLGERRNMYRLGGQRSSEIPAEARFTSSIANKLTSLKGGSSTTTEEPCTSCYTPSTSTTTSTVSPTGPTTSTGTTTTTTTPTTSTDSRAYAPNQDEVNDEDDEEMPRSFEEEDDDDAGGLEDDDNDDDDEESFYVAAPSAGGISNAVQQPSSADSSVVRPTELQWRQFQQEQRNRRRIQRLQQEHNQRIRALLRRQRTAEKRSQQRLRRQRQQNRRRIAQRQRRNRNRSKAQRQRQRRNNISRRRQQQKQRQRRQRQQQRRRLMRLLRRRRG; from the exons ATGCATTGCCTGCTTCAACTGAGTTTGGCCGTGGCCCTTTGCGCCCTCTTGGCCCCATCCGCCACCTTGG GCGAACGCCGCAATATGTACCGCCTGGGTGGCCAGCGCTCCTCAGAGATTCCTGCGGAGGCCCGCTTCACCTCCTCGATCGCCAACAAGCTGACCTCGCTGAAGGGCGGCAGCTCGACGACCACAGAAGAACCCTGCACCTCCTGCTACACGCCCAGCACCTCCACCACCACGTCGACGGTCTCGCCCACTGGACCCACCACCTCCAcgggaaccaccaccaccaccaccacgcCCACCACCAGCACCGACAGTCGCGCCTACGCCCCTAATCAGGATGAGGTCAACGACGAGGATGACGAGGAGATGCCCCGATCCTTtgaggaggaggacgacgaCGATGCCGGCGGCCTGGAGGACGACGACAACGACGATGACGACGAGGAGAGCTTCTACGTGGCCGCTCCCTCCGCCGGCGGCATCAGCAACGCCGTGCAGCAGCCCTCCTCCGCCGACTCCTCGGTGGTCCGCCCCACGGAGCTCCAGTGGCGTCAGTTTCAGCAGGAGCAGCGCAACCGCCGTCGCATCCAGCGCCTCCAGCAGGAGCACAACCAGCGGATCAGGGCGCTCCTGCGCCGCCAGCGGACCGCAGAGAAGCGCAGCCAGCAGCGACTGCGCCGCCAGCGGCAGCAGAACCGTCGCCGCATCGCGCAGCGGCAGCGACGCAACCGCAACCGCTCCAAGGCCCAGCGCCAAAGGCAGCGCAGGAACAACATCAGCCGTCGCCGCCAGCAGCAAAAACAACGCCAGCGCAGGCAGCGCCAGCAGCAGCGCCGCCGCCTGATGCGTCTCCTGCGCCGCCGTCGCGGTTAA
- the LOC118878162 gene encoding ras-interacting protein RIP3 translates to MHLMKGLLMVVCLAAFASAKPQQNFQVFGRQRDEPAAQGRLSATQLTDLLSSLKGTSSSTTLAPTTTTVPTTTTVTTSPTGPTTSTGTSTTTTTPTTTGRQFQPIEEQEDDDEEQEQQVDQHRFQLEDQYDDEEEEQHHQAARSQASRRRQVNARRQRQRLQQKNRRRQQQQRRRRQQQQQKRRQQQKRRQQQRRRKQQQQKRLQRRQRRTNMRLVSRFRQSTPNRNRVVRIAA, encoded by the exons ATGCATCTGATGAAGGGACTTTTAATGGTTGTGTGCCTGGCGGCCTTTGCCAGCG CCAAGCCCCAGCAGAACTTCCAGGTCTTTGGTCGCCAGCGGGATGAGCCCGCCGCCCAGGGACGCCTCAGCGCCACCCAGCTGACCGACCTGCTGAGCAGCCTGAAGGGCACCAGCAGCTCCACCACGTTGGCTCCCACCACCACCACGGTGCCCACCACCACCACGGTGACCACCTCGCCCACTGGACCCACCACCTCGACGGGAACCtcgaccaccaccaccacccccaCCACAACCGGCCGCCAGTTCCAGCCGATCGAGGAGCAGGAGGACGACGatgaggagcaggagcagcaggtgGACCAGCACCGCTTCCAGCTGGAGGATCAGTACgacgacgaggaggaggagcagcaccATCAGGCGGCCCGCTCGCAGGCCAGCCGCCGCCGCCAGGTGAACGCCCGCCGGCAGCGCCAGCGGCTGCAGCAGAAGAACCGCCgccgccagcagcagcagcgccgccgtcgccagcagcagcagcagaagcgCCGCCAGCAGCAGAAGCGTCGCCAGCAGCAGCGCCGCCgcaagcagcagcagcagaagcgTCTCCAGCGCCGCCAGCGCCGCACCAACATGCGCCTGGTCAGCCGCTTCCGCCAGAGCACCCCCAACCGGAACCGCGTCGTCCGCATCGCCGCCTAA
- the LOC108018880 gene encoding putative uncharacterized protein DDB_G0274435 — protein sequence MKFFYGALLVLGTAIIAQAAVVARSNDETDKESAQQTKYRLFKQPVQIEARSLQQLMALKQPACPPATGSTSTSTEPSTITITTKPTGPTLVHGTTSTYTTPIDTETDSGSWDESARKANHHNQVNEDDDEEFDEEEEEKYLKDHDDEMEDEHEDDESEDESFQLAAPKATSSSSTSVRRRGSSTSGSSKGDLSTSELMREIELRRQKELNEQLRKQLSAARRRSAQNRRRAQNNRRRLMRRQQQKRRQQSLNSQRQIQAQNRRHRNAQRRQRRNNRLNRLRQRRRNNRRRN from the exons ATGAAGTTCTTCTACGGAGCTCTGCTGGTGCTGGGCACAGCCATTATTGCCCAGGCGGCTG TCGTAGCCCGATCCAACGATGAGACCGACAAGGAGTCCGCCCAGCAGACCAAGTACCGCCTGTTCAAACAGCCCGTGCAGATCGAGGCCCGCAGCTTGCAGCAGCTGATGGCCCTGAAGCAGCCCGCCTGCCCACCGGCAACAGGATCCACGAGCACCTCAACCGAGCCCAGCACCATCACTATAACGACCAAGCCCACAGGACCCACCTTAGTGCACGGCACCACTTCCACATACACCACACCCATCGATACCGAGACCGATAGCGGTTCCTGGGACGAGAGCGCTCGTAAGGCGAACCACCACAACCAGGTGAACGAGGACGATGACGAGGAGTTCgatgaggaggaggaggagaagtACCTCAAGGATCACGATGACGAGATGGAGGACGAGCACGAGGATGACGAGAGCGAGGACGAGAGCTTCCAGCTGGCGGCGCCCAAGGCCAcctcatcctcatccacaTCGGTGCGCCGTCGTGGTAGCTCCACCTCGGGCTCCTCCAAGGGCGACCTGTCCACCAGCGAGCTGATGCGCGAAATCGAGTTGCGCCGGCAGAAGGAACTGAACGAGCAGCTGCGCAAGCAGCTGAGCGCCGCCCGCCGCCGGTCCGCCCAGAACCGCCGCCGTGCCCAGAACAACCGCCGCCGGCTGATGCGTCGCCAGCAGCAGAAGCGCCGCCAACAGTCCCTCAACAGCCAGAGGCAGATCCAGGCCCAGAACCGTCGCCACCGCAACGCCCAGCGCCGCCAGCGCCGCAACAACCGCCTCAACCGCCTGCGCCAGCGCCGCCGCAACAACCGTCGCCGCAACTAA
- the LOC108018881 gene encoding PH domain-containing protein DDB_G0287875, protein MKLNAIVILLACCLLFAQAAPEKKNMSQKSRQVEQDAKVGGVAGVAGVASVPGVAGSSAGSSATGAKDPSSGRLFLKKFLTFKNLFSSNNQPVIPIIITGAGTGTGTTTSPTASPTVTVTSTGTIPSATGTITTSPTTPTTSPTTTARRTVIKGARYGSQDDDDQEQEPEKDQELELEQEQEQEQELEQAAQMPAQAYPADLMDEQALQAALAAGAQEYEVVTDHELQGTGGSSGEGAKATQGSNTISLRRKGARRGQVISVRIPPRYRRYFKNGQKVMLNTGRRPGGKRRVVRKRVPAKKVNRKNNRRRNGNKKNRRNRNKNRRTRLTGV, encoded by the coding sequence ATGAAGTTGAACGCCATTGTGATCCTATTGGCCTGCTGCCTGCTGTTCGCACAGGCGGCACCCGAGAAGAAGAACATGTCGCAGAAGTCGCGCCAGGTGGAGCAGGATGCCAAGGTCGGAGGAGTGGCAGGAGTGGCTGGTGTGGCCAGTGTGCCCGGTGTGGCCGGATCCAGTGCAGGATCCTCCGCCACCGGCGCCAAGGATCCCTCCAGCGGACGTCTGTTCCTGAAGAAGTTCCTCACCTTCAAGAACCTCTTCAGCAGCAACAACCAGCCGGTGATCCCCATCATCATCACGGGCGCCGGAACGGGTACGGGCACGACCACGAGCCCTACAGCCTCGCCCACGGTGACGGTGACCTCGACGGGCACCATTCCCTCGGCCACGGGCACCATCACCACCTCACCCACCACACCCACGACATCGCCGACGACGACGGCTCGCCGAACGGTGATCAAGGGAGCCCGCTACGGCAGCCAGGATGACGACGACCAGGAGCAGGAGCCGGAGAAGGACCAggagctggagctggagcaggaacaggagcaggagcaggagctggAGCAGGCGGCCCAGATGCCCGCCCAGGCGTATCCCGCCGACCTGATGGACGAACAGGCACTGCAGGCCGCCTTGGCTGCCGGCGCCCAGGAGTACGAGGTGGTCACCGATCACGAGCTGCAGGGCACCGGCGGATCATCCGGCGAGGGGGCCAAGGCCACCCAGGGCAGCAACACCATCAGCCTGAGGCGCAAGGGCGCCCGCCGCGGCCAGGTGATCAGCGTCCGCATCCCGCCCAGGTACCGCCGCTACTTCAAGAACGGCCAGAAGGTGATGCTCAACACCGGCCGTCGTCCCGGTGGCAAGCGCCGCGTGGTCCGCAAGCGTGTGCCGGCCAAGAAGGTCAACCGCAAGAACAACCGGAGGCGCAACGGCAACAAGAAGAACCGTCGCAATCGCAACAAGAACCGTCGCACCCGCCTCACCGGCGTCTAA
- the LOC108018882 gene encoding uncharacterized protein — translation MAGQRFLIVLIAASICWASSIPGISAKSCGSRLQLRSQNDPIDLSRLSEKQLQELLQQLAKLQTSKEDGDDGALEEDEEDLDKNQDLEDPENDHRGGSRPWNRVQRIIRRQLVKIPKRYLKKFLRQFGLARSIGYSDLRSTNIMPQLEEYYLIPLE, via the coding sequence ATGGCTGGACAACGATTTCTGATCGTACTGATCGCAGCTTCGATCTGCTGGGCCTCTTCGATTCCGGGAATCTCGGCCAAGAGCTGTGGATCGAGGCTCCAATTGCGATCCCAAAATGATCCCATCGATCTCAGTAGGCTGAGCGAAAAGCAGCTGCAAGAACTCCTCCAGCAGTTGGCCAAATTGCAGACATCGAAGGAGGATGGGGATGACGGGGCTCTGGAGGAGGATGAGGAGGACCTGGATAAGAATCAGGATCTGGAGGATCCCGAGAACGATCACCGTGGAGGAAGTCGTCCCTGGAACCGAGTGCAGCGCATCATCCGACGACAACTGGTGAAGATACCCAAGAGATATCTGAAGAAGTTCCTCAGGCAGTTTGGATTGGCCAGGAGTATCGGTTATAGCGATCTCAGGAGTACCAATATAATGCCACAGCTGGAGGAGTACTACCTAATACCATTGGAATGA
- the LOC108018968 gene encoding (3R)-3-hydroxyacyl-CoA dehydrogenase, whose protein sequence is MSAGVLAGKVALVTGAGSGIGRATCRILARDGAKVIAADRNLKAAQETVQELGSDRSVALEVDVSSAQSVQSSVAEALKKFQQAPTIVVNSAGITRDGYLLKMPEKDYDDVYGVNLKGTFLVTQAFAKAMIEQKLQNGSIVNLSSIVAKMNNVGQANYAATKAGVISFTEVASKEFGKFGIRVNCILPGYIDTPMVAVVPDSVKQEVVKRCPLGRLGQPEEIAEVIAFLASPQSSYVNGAAIEVTGGLK, encoded by the exons ATGTCGGCAGGAGTACTAGCTGGAAAAGTGGCCTTGGTAACAG GTGCCGGTTCGGGAATCGGACGAGCCACCTGCCGCATTTTGGCCAGAGATGGAGCCAAAGTGATCGCCGCGGATCGCAATCTCAAGGCGGCCCAGGAAACCGTCCAGGAATTGGGTTCGGATCGTTCCGTCGCCCTAGAGGTGGATGTCTCCTCCGCCCAGAGTGTCCAATCCTCGGTGGCCGAGGCCCTCAAGAAATTCCAGCAGGCCCCCACCATTGTGGTCAACTCCGCCGGGATCACCCGCGATGGCTACCTCCTGAAGATGCCCGAGAAGGACTACGATGATGTGTACGGGGTCAATCTGAAGGGCACCTTCCTGGTTACCCAGGCCTTCGCCAAGGCCATGATCGAGCAAAAACTGCAGAACGGCAGCATTGTGAACCTCTCGAGCATCGTGGCCAAGATGAACAACGTGGGCCAGGCCAATTATGCGGCCACCAAGGCAGGCGTGATCTCCTTCACAGAGGTGGCCTCCAAGGAGTTCGGGAAATTCGGCATCCGGGTGAACTGCATCCTGCCGGGCTACATAGACACGCCCATGGTGGCGGTGGTTCCGGATTCCGTGAAACAGGAGGTGGTTAAGCGCTGTCCACTGGGTAGATTGGGCCAGCCCGAGGAGATCGCTGAGGTCATCGCCTTTCTGGCATCCCCCCAGTCGTCCTACGTCAATGGGGCCGCCATCGAGGTCACCGGGGGTCTCAAGTGA
- the LOC139353444 gene encoding fibrous sheath CABYR-binding protein-like, with protein MASRPEKEFEDSSEEEKKAFLKLLFSKMMKRITGADLEEDASSSEEASLEEASLEEAPLEEAPLEEALLEEAPLEEAPMEEAPLEEAPLEEAPSTSHRRKKKKRLRKYSSEDAEEEEEGSSTSRKRKRKRKKKRRKKSKSSDRARMPIEYPEIDEPLGADTTSELLSPCAPVLEPSAEEYSVEDVDLNGVLEPLEAEGPGSSMASQEKSESPPSEAMVCVMS; from the exons ATGGCGAGTCGGCCGGAAAAGGAATTCGAAGATTCTTCGGAAGAGGAAAAAAAGGCATTTTTGAAACTCTTGTTCAGCAAAATGATGAAGAGAATCACCGGGGCGGACTTGGAGgaggatgcatcatcgtcgGAGGAAGCATCATTGGAGGAGGCATCATTGGAGGAGGCACCATTGGAGGAGGCACCATTGGAGGAGGCACTATTGGAGGAGGCACCATTGGAGGAGGCACCAATGGAGGAGGCACCATTGGAGGAGGCACCATTGGAGGAGGCACCATCCACAAGCCACAGGCGTAAGAAGAAGAAGCGCCTAAGGAAGTATTCTTCGGAGGACGCagaagaggaggaggaagggTCCTCCACAAGCCGCAAGCGCAAGCGCAAGCGCAAGAAGAAGCGCCGCAAGAAGTCCAAGTCTTCTGACAG GGCCCGAATGCCCATAGAATATCCAGAAATAGATGAACCATTAGGAGCAGACACAACCTCTGAACTCCTTTCGCCCTG TGCCCCGGTCTTAGAACCGTCGGCCGAAGAGTATAGTGTGGAAGATGTGGATTTGAATGGTGTGTTGGAGCCGTTGGAAGCGGAGGGTCCTGGGAGTTCTATGGCAAGTCAGGAGAAGTCAGAATCTCCACCCTCCGAAGCAATGGTATGCGTGATGTCCTAG
- the rst gene encoding irregular chiasm C-roughest protein — protein MLHTMQLLLLATIVGMVRSSPYTSYQNQRFAMEPQDQTAVVGARVTLPCRVINKQGTLQWTKDDFGLGTSRDLSGFERYAMVGSDEEGDYSLDIYPVMLDDDARYQCQVSPGPEAQPAIRSTFAGLTVLVPPEAPKITQGDVIYATEDRKVEIECVSVGGKPAAEITWIDGLGNVLTDNIEYTVIPLPDQRRFTAKSVLRLTPKKEHHNTNFTCQAQNTADRTYRSAKIRVEVKYAPKVKVNVMGSLPGGAGGAGASVGGAGGGVHLGTGSRIVEHSQVRLECRADANPSDVRYRWFINDEPIIGGQKTEMVIRNVTRKFHDAIVKCEVQNSVGKSEDSETLDISYAPSFRQRPQSMEADVGSVVSLSCEVDSNPQPEIVWIQHPSDRVVGTSTNLTFSVSNETAGRYYCKANVPGYAEISADAYVYLKGSPAIGSQRTQYGLVGDTARIECFASSVPRARHVSWTFNGQEISSESGHDYSILVDAVPGGVKSTLIIRDSQAYHYGKYNCTVVNDYGNDVAEIQLQAKKSVSLLMTIVGGISVVAFLLVLTILVVVYIKCKKRTKLPPADVISEHQITKNGGVSCKLEAGDRTSNYSDLKVDISGGYVPYGDYSTHYSPPPQYLTTCSTKSNGSSTILQNNHQNQMQLQQQQQQSHQGHHHHHQTSNPLTATTTLPMTFLTNSSGGSLTGSIIGSREIRQDNGLPSLQSTTASVVSSSPNGSCSNQSTAAATTTTTHVVVPSSMALSVDPRYSAIYGNPYLRSSNSSLLPPPTAV, from the exons ATGTTGCATACGATGCAGCTGCTCCTGCTGGCCACGATTGTGGGGATGGTGAGGAGCTCGCCGTACACGAGCTACCAGAACCAAAGGTTCGCCATGGAGCCGCAGGACCAGACGGCGGTGGTCGGGGCCAGGGTCACATTGCCCTGCCGGGTGATCAACAAACAGGGTACCCTGCAGTGGACCAAGGATGACTTCGGACTGGGCACCTCCCGGGATCTGAGTGGCTTCGAGCGGTACGCGATGGTGGGCAGTGACGAGGAGGGCGACTACTCTTTAGACATTTACCCGGTGATGCTCGACGACGATGCGCGTTACCAGTGCCAAGTGAGTCCGGGTCCCGAGGCCCAGCCGGCCATCAGGTCCACCTTCGCCGGCCTGACGGTGCTCGTGCCGCCCGAGGCACCCAAGATCACCCAGGGCGACGTCATCTATGCCACCGAGGATCGCAAGGTGGAGATCGAGTGCGTTTCGGTGGGCGGAAAGCCGGCTGCTGAG ATTACCTGGATTGATGGCCTGGGCAATGTGCTAACGGATAACATTGAGTATACGGTGATACCGCTGCCCGATCAGCGGCGCTTTACGGCCAAGTCCGTCCTGCGGCTGACCCCCAAAAAGGAGCACCACAACACGAACTTCACCTGCCAGGCGCAGAATACGGCGGACCGCACCTATCGCTCGGCGAAAATACGTGTCGAG GTGAAATATGCGCCCAAAGTGAAGGTGAACGTGATGGGCTCGCTGCCCGGTGGTGCAGGTGGTGCTGGTGCGTCCGTCGGTGGGGCAGGCGGCGGAGTCCACCTGGGCACCGGTTCCCGGATCGTGGAGCACTCGCAGGTGCGACTGGAGTGCCGGGCAGATGCGAATCCCAGCGATGTCCGGTACCGCTGGTTCATCAACGACGAGCCGATCATTGGCGGCCAGAAGACAGAGATG GTGATTCGCAATGTGACGCGCAAGTTCCACGACGCGATTGTCAAGTGCGAGGTGCAGAATTCCGTGGGCAAGAGTGAGGACAGCGAAACCCTTGATATAAGCT ATGCCCCCAGTTTCCGGCAGCGACCTCAGTCGATGGAGGCGGACGTGGGCAGCGTGGTATCCCTGAGTTGCGAGGTGGACAGCAATCCGCAGCCGGAGATCGTGTGGATCCAGCATCCCAGTGACCGAGTGGTGGGCACCAGCACGAATCTCACATTCAGCGTGAGCAACGAGACCGCCGGGCGGTACTACTGCAAGGCCAATGTTCCCGGATACGCCGAGATATCGGCGGATGCTTATGTCTATCTGAAGGGTTCGCCGGCGATCGGTTCCCAGAGGACGCAGTACGGATTGGTGGGGGATACGGCCCGGATCGAGTGCTTTGCCAGCAGTGTTCCGCGTGCCCGCCACGTTTCGTGGACCTTCAATGGCCAGGAGATCAGCTCGGAGTCGGGACACGACTACTCAATCCTGGTGGATGCCGTGCCCGGGGGCGTCAAGAGCACACTGATCATCCGGGACAGCCAGGCCTATCACTATGGAAAGTACAACTGCACGGTGGTCAACGATTATGGCAACGACGTGGCCGAAATCCAGTTGCAAGCCAAGA AGAGCGTCTCCCTGCTGATGACGATTGTGGGCGGCATTTCGGTGGTGGCCTTCCTGCTGGTCCTGACCATCCTGGTGGTGGTCTACATCAAGTGCAAGAAGCGCACCAAGCTGCCACCGGCTGATGTGATTAGCGAGCACCAGATCACCAAGAACGGCGGCGTGAGCTGCAAACTGGAGGCCGGCGACCGCACCTCGAACTACAGTGACCTCAAGGTGGACATCTCGGGTGGCTATGTGCCCTACGGCGACTACAGTACGCACTACAGTCCGCCGCCGCAGTATCTGACCACTTGCTCGACCAAGTCCAATGGCAGCTCGACCATTCTGCAGAACAACCACCAGAACCAGATGcagttgcagcagcagcagcagcagagcCACCAGGGCCACCACCATCACCACCAGACCTCCAACCCCCTGACCGCCACGACGACCCTGCCGATGACCTTCCTGACCAACAGCAGCGGCGGCAGCCTGACCGGCAGCATCATCGGCTCCCGGGAGATCCGTCAGGACAACGGGCTGCCCAGCCTGCAGTCGACCACCGCCTCGGTGGTCAGCTCGTCGCCGAACGGCAGCTGCAGCAACCAGAGCACCGCCGcagccaccaccaccaccacccacgTGGTGGTGCCCAGCTCGATGGCCTTGAGCGTGGATCCCCGCTACAGCGCCATCTATGGGAATCCCTATCTGCGGTCCTCCAACTCCTCGCTGCTGCCACCACCCACCGCCGTTTAG